A segment of the Acidobacteriota bacterium genome:
CGGTCACCATCTCGCCTTCGACCACCGGTACCTCCGCACTCGGAGATACCAGAACTCCTTGCTCCTGCTCCATTCGAACCCTCCTCCTGGAGGGGGTCAGAATTAGTGTCGCAAGGGGGTCAATATCACTGTCGCTCTACAGGGACATCCAATCGTGCGTCGGTGGCACGCCGATTGGATGTTGTGGGTGGCATGAACACTCCACAACCCGGATACGACGAGCGAACATTCGCAATCATTGGTGCGGCGATGGAGGTCCACCGGGTCCTGCGCAGGGGGTTTCTCGAAGCGATCTACTACGAAGCCTTAGGCCTTGAGTTCACGCGCAGGAAGATTCCCTATGTGACCCAGGTGCCTTGCTCGGTCGAGTACAAAGGGCAACGACTCCACGGCTTCTACAAGCTGGACTTCGTTTGTTTCGGCAGCGTGATCGTGGAAGTCAAGGCCAGTTCAGCCACGGCGCCAGCCGATTACGCGCAGGTCCTGAACTATCTGGCACTCAGCGGCCACCAGATCGCGTTGTTGCTTAACTTCGGACGTCCATCTCTGGAGTACCGCCGCTTCGCGCTGAGCGAGGAGGCCTGAATCGGCGTCTATCGCATGCGGGATTTGCGGCTGGCGTGATCGGCAAATCTGCGGCTGCCGTAGTCGGTAATCTGTGGCTATCGTGATGGACAAATCTGCGGCTGCCGTGATCGGTAATCTGCGGCTGTGGTGATCTTAAATCTGCGGCTGTTGCCACCCGCATCGCCGGCTCTAGTCGATCGTCCACAGCGTCAGCGCCGTCAGCGCCTTCACGAACAGCCGGTTACCAGAAATCGACGGCGCGGCCCAGGTCGCCGAGTCTGACAGTTGATACCGGCCCAGCGGCGTGAACGCCTTCGGATTGCTCCCATCCGCCACCACCAACTCGCCATCGTCTTTCAGCGCGAACAGGATGTTGCCGGCGCGGGCGATCGCCGCGTTCTCGGCGGTGCGGGGCTCGCCCTTCCACAGCACCTCGCCGGTCTTCGCATCGAGATACATGAACATCCCGCCGCTCTTGCCTGACAGCGCGAAGTACGCATCGCCGACGATGACCGCGTTGCTGAACCGGCTGTACTGCTCGTCGTTTTTCCAGGCGTTGTCGGTGCCCCACTTGCCATCGCGCTTGTTCACCCGGATGGCGGTGATCCCGCTCTCGAAGGCCGTGACGATGATGGTGTCGTGGTAGACGAGTGGCGTGATGGCCTGCACGTCGCGGGCGGAGTGAAATGGGCGGCTCCACAGCAGCTCGCCCGTCGCGGCCGACACTCCCACCAGCATGTTTTCGGTAAAGGTGATCACCTGCCGGGTCCCCGCCAACTCCACGACGATGGGCGAGCCGTAAGCGGGACCATCGCCGGTCCACTCCCAGTTCACCGCGCCGGTGGCCGGGTTGAACGAGGTCAGGGCGCCCTTGCCGTATCCGCCGACGTGCACGATCACCTGGCCGTTCTCGAACAATGGCGATTGCGAGGTGCTGTAGGTCGGCGCCGCCGGCGGTGCCGGCTTGTGCCACAGCCGTCGCCCGGTCTCGGCCGCGAACGCCGACAGGATGCCGCTGATGCCGAGCGTGAAGATGCGGCCCTCCACGAACAGCGGTGTCGACTTGGGACCCTGTCCATGGTCGATGGCCAGGCGATTCGGCGTGTACGGCGCCGGGTATCCCGTGGCCCACAGTTCCTCGCCGGTGGCCGCGTCGAAAGCGGCGAGCACCTCGTTGTCGCCGCGGCGGCTGAACATGAAGATGCGATTGCCCACCAGGAGCGGTGTCGCATGGCCGGTGCCGACCTCGGCCGTCCATCGGCGCGTCAGTTGCTCCGGCCACTTCGCGGGCGCCACGAAGTGCGGGACGACCCCGTCTCGTTTGGGACCGCGCCACTGCGTCCAGTCGCCGGACCGCACCTGCGCCTCCGCCACGGCCGCCGCGGTCAGCAGAATGGCGGCGATGACTCCTCTCAGCACCTTTGGCACCTTTGGCACTTTCATTTCTTGGGATCCACCAGTGCCTCGTATACCAGTCGGCGTGAGAGCGGTCGCACCTGAGGCGAGCCGCCAGTGGGTGTGCTACCGGCCAGGTTCTGCATCATGCCCACCGCGATCAGATCGTTGACCGGATCGATCCAGAACCACGTACCGAATGCACCACCCCAGTAGAACGAGTTCTTGCCTTCCGGGGTGTTCGCCTTGGCCGGATCCAGGATGATCGCGAAGTCGAGGCCGAAGCCGATGCCCCCAACGTTGACATTCGGGCCATAGAGATCGACCGTCACGCCGTCGGCCAGCACGTTGGTCCGCATCAACTCGACGGTGGACGCCTTCAGCAGGCGTTTGCCGTTGCCCTGGCCGCCGTCGAGCAGCATCTGCGCAAATCTCCGATAGTCGTCCGTCGTCGACAGCAACCCCCCACTGCCGGATAGAAACACCGGCTTCGAGGTGGGATCACCCTGTGTCGGCGCGGTCATGATTCGTTTGTCCGGACCGTAGGTGAATATCTTCGTCACCCGATCCGCCTTGGAGGGCTCGACCCAGAACCCGGTGTCCTTCATGCCGAGCGGCTCGAAGAGCTTCGTCCGCAGGAACACGTCCAGTGGCTGGCCCGACAGCTTCTCGACGAGGTAGCCCTGGATGTCGACGCTCGGACCGTAACGCCAATCGGTGCCGGGCTGCGCGGCAAGCGGCAGCTTGGCCAGCTTGTCGATCATGGCCTGCAGCGGTTGACTGCGATCGCTAATCGGGCGCTTGCTGTATCCGCCACTCACGTCGAAGCCCGCTGTGTGGCTCATCAACTGGCGCATCGTCATCGGCGTCGCTTGCGCGACCTCACCGGCTGGGGTGGCCACCTTCAGGTTGGCAAACTCGGGAATGTGCTTCGCGACCGGGTCCTCGAGCGACCACTTGCCTTCTTCCCACAGCATCATCATGGCGACGCCGGCGATGGGCTTGGTCATCGAGGCAATTCGGAAGATGGTGTCCTTGGTGACAGGCTTCTTCGTTTCCAGATCCTGCACACCATACGCGTCGAACTGGACCACCTTGCCGTGACGGGCCACCAGCGTGGTGACACCGGCGAGCTTGCCCTCGTCCACCAGAGCACGCATGGCCTGCTGGTAGGCCTTCAGCCCGTTGGCCGAGAAGCCAACCGACTCGGGGGACGTCAATGGATCGTCCGCGCGCAGTCCTACGAGGCCGGCCACCGCGACCGCCGCCACCGCCAGAACTGCCTGTCGAGTAATCACGCGCATAGGACCTCCCAGGTCGCGCCGAGCATAACCGATGTCCGGCACCCCGTTACGGGGCGCTACCTACTTCTTTACGTGCCGTTCCAGCATGCGTCGCCGGACGACCCCGCCGTAGACGTGGCCGGCGGCATCGACACCGACGCCTTCGGCGCCCGCGTGATCCGCTGCGGTCGACTCCTGATCTTCGATGAACGCTGTGACCTGGCCATCGCGCGCGCTGCCGATGCGGATGCCCTTCTTGACGCCGGGCAGTTCGCGCGCGCCGGTGTCGGTGCCCCACGACTCGGAATCGGCGACATAGATGGTGTCGTCGCTCGTGATCACGATCCCGCTCGGCCGGCCGAACTGCCGCCACTCGTCCAGCACCTGTCCGTCCTGGTTGTAGATGACAATGCGGTTGTTCTCGCGATCGCCGACGAACAAGCGACCTCGGGAGTCCATGGCAATGGTGTGGGGTTCGCTCAGTTCGCCACGGCCCTGCCCCTTGCGCCCCCACTGCTTGATGAACTTGCCGTCCCTGGTGAAGTGCATCACGCGGTTGTTCTTGCCGTTGCGATGGCTGTCAGTGATGAAGAGATCGCCGTTCGGCGCCACCACTACGTCGGTCGGCTGGTCGAACAGGTCTGGGCCCGAGCCGCTGACGCCGGCCTTGCCGAGCGTCATCAGGATCTTCCCGTCGGGACTGAACTTTATGGCTTGATGGCCCTTGCCGGGCGCGCTGCCGGCGTCGGTCATCCACAAGTTGCCCTCGCGATCGACGGTGCCGCCGTGCGGAAAGATCAGTTGCCCCTGGCCGAAGCTGGCCAGCAGCTTGCCGGCGGCGTTGTACTTGAGGATGGGCGCCTCGGTTCGTCCCGCGCACGAGTTTTCGAAACACCGGTGGACGACGTAGATCGTGCCATCGGGCGCGGGTTCGATCGCGGTCACCGCGGCCCATTTCACGCCAGGCGGCAACTCACCCCACGTACGAGTGGTGGTGTAGGGCTGCGGCAGATCGTTGCGCGGCTGGCCGCCCTGCTGTGCAAGGAGTGGCGCCGAGAGCAACGCCGCAGTGGCGAAGGCAAGCATTCGAAGTGGCTGCATGATGGCTCCTTTATACTGGAAGCGCCTTCCCGATGCCGTTGCTCACTGACAAGACAGCGATCCGCGCGATTCTGCGCCGCGACCCGGTCTGGGGGGTCTACGCCCTGGGCGATTTGGCGCCGCGGATGTTTCCGAAGACACAGTGGTTTTCTCCGGGGTTTTCTCCGGGATTCGGGCCGGACCTCGCGCTCGTGCTGCACGACTTCGACACCAGCATTCTCTTCGCCATCGGCACGGGCGCCGTGCGCGAGGCCCTCGGCCATGTGCGGTGGCCAGTCCATCTGCAGGTGCAGCAGGACGCTCTGGACGAGGTGGCGCGATACGCCGTGATCGAGAGCCAGTGCCACATGTGGCGCATGGGGTGGAATGGTCCGCCTGAAGGCGGACGCCACATTGACCAGGGACAAAACCGGACCGCAACGTCCGCGCGACGTCTCGGTGCGGCTGATGTGCCCGCGTTACTGAAGCTGTATGCGGATGGCGAGGCGACCGGAGAGTCGCCCGACTTCTTCTATCCGTCGATGGTGACCGATGGTGTGTTCTTCGGTGTCTACGACGGCGGCGTGCTGGTCGCGGCCGCCGGCACGCACCTGTTTGCTCCTGAAGAACACGCTGTGGCAATTGGCAACATCTATACGATGCGCGATCGCCGCGGCCGTGGACTGGGCGCCACGGTCACTCGCGCCGTGCTCGACGAGGTGAAGGATGGCGGCACCGTCGGCCTGAATGTCCGGGCCGGCAACCACGCAGCCCTCCACCTCTACGAATCGCTGGGCTTCGTCCGCCACTGCCTGTTTGTCGAGGGGCTAGCCACGGTCCGGAAGTAACGGAGCAAACAGCTTCGCGAGCGGCAGTTCGAACCCGGGCAGCAACGGCGTCGCCAGCACCGACCCATCGACGGCTTTCAAGGACCCAAGCGGCACCAGGCGGCTGGCGGCGTCACGGCGATAAATCGCCACGTCTTCGGCCTTAGAATCCACCACCCAGTACTCACGAACGCCGCCACGCTCGAACAGCGCTCGCTTGATGCCCAGGTCGCGCTTGCGCGTGCCGGGCGAGAGAATCTCGACGACCAGGGCCGGCGCACCTTGCACGTTGGCGTGGGTCAGGATCTCAAGCTGATCCGCAGCGATGAACAGCAGGTCAGGCTCGACGACATCCCACCGGGAGAAAATGACGTCGAACGGCGCATAGAACACGTGACCGGCTTCGGGATGCGCTTCAAGATAGATCCCGATGGCCAGGTGCAGCCGGCCCGACAACTGCTGGTGCCGCGTGGCCGGAGACGGGGTCACGTAGTGCACCCCATCGATGAGCTCGTGCCGCAGCCCATCGTCCGGGAACCGAACGAAGTCGTCGTACGTAAGTCGCGTCTCGCGCTCGGTTGTGGGCATCGCCTTTTCCCCGTCCACGATCGGATATTACACCCGGCCATGCGGATCGATCCTGCGAAGGGTGTGCCGTACGAAAACACGCCCGAATCGTCAGATTGACGATCCGGGCGTTAAAGAAACTGCCGCGACATTCGCGTGGCGGTATCGAAGAAAGTGCGTACTCGGTTGGACTACGAGCGGGCGCCGAAGCGTCCCGCTCGAGCCGACGGACGGCGTCCGGGTCCACCGGACCCCTGACGCGCCCCCGAACGGGGTCCATTGCTGGACCCACGGTTGTTCCGGCTACCCTGGTGACGCCGGCCTGCTTCGGGCAGTGCCTCGTGCGACCCCGCGGTAGTCGGGAAGGCTTCCACCACCACGTGCTCGACGGGAGTGGGCAGCAAGCGCTGGATATCGCGCAGCAGATCGCGATCCGCCGGCGACACCAGTGAAATGGCGCGGCCGGACAGGCCGGCGCGGCCGGTCCGGCCGGCGCGGTGGATGTAGTCCTCGGCCACCATCGGCAGGTCGAAGTTCACCACCAGCGGCAACTGGACGATGTCGAGCCCGCGCGCGGCGATGTCGGTGGCCACGAGCACGTTGACGTGCCCGGCCTTGAAGTCGCTGAGTGCCTTGGTGCGCGCGCCCTGGCTCTTGTTGCCGTGGATCACGGCGGCCTTGACGCCGGCGCGCTCGAGGTACTGGCCCACGCGGTTCGAGCCGTGCTTGGTCCTGCAGAACACCAGGGCCTGGCCCGTCGGCTTCTGCACCAGGATGTGCGTGAGCAAGTCACCCTTCCGCTGATCCGACACCGGATGCACCACGTGCGTCACCGTCTGCGCCATCACCTGGCCCTCGGACACGTCCACGCGCTGCGGGTCGCGGGTGAAGTCGGCGGACAGGCGAACGACTTCCGGCGAGATCGTCGCCGAAAACAGCAGCGTCTGGCGATCACGCGGCAGCACCTTGAGAATGCGCTTCAGCGGCGGCAGAAAGCCCATGTCGAGCATGCGGTCGGCCTCGTCCAGGCAGAGAATCTCCACGCCCGACAGGTCAACGGTGCGCTGCTCCATGTGATCGAGCAGGCGGCCGGGCGTCGCGACAATGATGTCGACGCCGCGCTGCAGGTCGCGCTTCTGCGGGACGATCGAGACGCCGCCGAAGATCGCGGTGACGCGCATGTTCGCGGGCACGCCGTAGGTGCTGAGCGACTTGTGCACCTGGAGCGCGAGCTCACGGGTGGGCACCAGGACCAGCGCCCTCGGCTTGCGCGTGCCGGCAGGTGCGCCGCCGGGAATCTGCAGCCGCTGGATCATCGGCAGGCCGAACGCGGCGGTCTTGCCGGTGCCGGTCTGCGCGCGAGCGAGCAGGTCCTTGCCCGTGAGGACGACCGGGATGGACTTGAGCTGCACCGGCGTGGGCGAGGTATAGCCCAGCTTGGCCAGCGGATTACAAAGAGCGGGCGTGAGCCCGAGAGACACGAACGGCATAGCGAAGCGCTCCTGATAGTGCCTGAGCGTTCCCTAACCGCACGCAGCAAGCCGACAATTTCTAGCGAAACGGCGCCGGATTGGCGCGCTCGGTAGGACGCCCCTCAGCGGGACGCTGTACATCTGAGCTAACAAATACCGAAGGGTGGTAGTCCCGAGGAGTTCTGAGGACGGAAGCGCAGTGACTCAGGCAGTATAGCACAGGGATCAGGGATCAGGGATCAGGGATCAGGGATCAGGGATCAGGGATCAGGGATCAGGGATCAGGGATCAGGGATCGGGGATCAGGGACGGCGCGGTTCGACGATGGCAAACCCTGCATCAAACCGGTCGAGTAACTCAAAGAGCATTGTCGCGGCAGCGAGGTCGCCCTCGACCCTGGCCGCTCCCAGCTTCACTACCTCAGCTAGCGACCGTCGTCCAAGCACGATGGCGTCGAACGTCTCGCGCGACAGCGTTACTGAGGCGCCGGCGTTTGCCGCCCGCGCACCCGCCACATAGGTAAGGGCACCGTTGCGCAAGGTAACCGCCACCTCTTCCGCCCGGCCGGTCAGGGTCCAGTTGACAACCACCTCACGCGACCACGCGCGCGGGCCGTTCACGTGGGTACCCAGCACGTCGAAGACCTCGGTGGCCCGCATCGCCCGCACCATCTCGGGATCCAAGACCGCGGTCCGCGGCGCCAGCGGACCCTGGCGCAGCTCCTGGGCCCCCACCAGATACGCGTTCCGCCAGGTCGCCGCTTCCGAGGCGTAGCCCAGTTGCTCGAACGCATCGGCCGCCAGGTGACGCGCCTCAGTGTTCGAGGGGTCGGCATACACCACGTGGCGCATGACCTCGACTACCCAGCGATACTCCCCTTTCGCATAGTCGGATCGCGCCTTCCCCATCACGGACGCGACACTACCGAAATACTCGACGTACTTCTTGGACGCCTCCCGTTCCGGCAGTGGATTCAAGTTGGCGGGATTCGCGTCGTACCAGCCGAGATACTTCTGATACACCGCCTTGGCGTTGTGCGACAGCGTGCCGTAGTAGCCACGCGCGGCCCAGTCGTTGGCCAGGCCCGGCGGCAACACGAGCTCCTCGGAGATCTCTGCCGGCGTATAGCCGTGGTTCATCAGCCGCACGCTCTGATCGTGGATGTACTTGTAGAGGTCCCGCTGGTTCGCAAGGGCGCGCGCGACCCGCTCTTTCCCCCACGTCGGCCAGTGGTGCTGCGCGATCAGGATGTCGGTGTCGGGACCGAACCGGTCGAGCGCGGCGCCCAGGTACTTCGACCAGGCGCTGGAATCCCTGACCTCGGTGCCGCGAAACGGCAGCAGGTTGTGCATGGTCTTAGTGGCGTTCTCGGCCAGGTTCAGGACGCGATGCCTGGGGAAGAACAGGTGCATCTCGGCCGGCGCTTCGGTCGCCGGCGTCAGCTGGAACACGATCGGCACGCCGTCGATCGTGTGCGTCTCGATCGGCTGCACGATCGACATCGTCGGCGCCATGACCGACCGTCCCACTGCGCCGACGCCGTCGATCTTGCCCAGTCCCGCATCCACCGATCCGCGCTCACCGCGCGGCAAAGACGTGCCGAACTGATAGGTCGCGCGCCGGGCCATGGCGTTGCCGGCGACCACGCTCTCGGCGATCACCGCGTTCATGAAACCCGCCGGGGCAACGATCGCCGTGCGTCCCGCCGTCACCTCGGCTTCGTCCGCCACGCCGCGGACACCGCCGTAGTGATCGCTGTGGCTGTGGGTGTAGATCACAGCGGCGATGGGCCGCGTGGGCCGGTGGGCGAAATACAAGTCGAGCGAGGCGCGGGCCGCACCCACCGAGCCCAGCGGATCGACGATGATCACGCCCGTCGCGCCTTCGATGAAGGTGACGTTCGCGAGCGCGAGCCCGCGCACCTGGTAGATGCCCGGCACGACCTCAAACAGGCCGTTGATGGCGTTCAGCCGCGCCAGCCGCCACAGGCTGGGGTGCACGGTGTCGGGGACCTTCTCGTCGGCGAGGAAGCCGTAGCGGCGCGTGTCCTGCCCCGCCGGCAGCGTGGCGATGAACCCGCGACGCGCGTCAGCGAAGTCCTGCTGATCGGTGAAAGGCAGATCGCGAAGCGCCGCCTCATAGACCGCTCGCACCGCGGGCGCGGCGGCGTTGGGCGTCGGGGGCGGCGAGGGCGATTGCGCGTGAGCCGATCCGCCACCGACCGCGATGACGACACCTACCAGAACCGCACGAACTCCAATGCTCGACACGCCCATGCCCACCTCGGGGCGCAGCATAGCATTCGGGGATCAGGGATCGGGGATCAGGGATCAGGGATCAGGGATCAGGGGGGTTGCAGAAAGCGAGTCCCCAGTGTCCTCGGACGTGTGCACTTTTTGCGCGTTTGGCATGCCTCACAACGCATTTGGGCCCGGATCTTCGGGGATCGATTCATGCTCCAGACACGGGCATGTCCATCGAATCACACCGAGACTTGCTGGTCTGGCAACTGGCCATGCGGCTAGCGGCGGACGTCGAGACCATCGCCGCCCGTCTTCCCGTTCACGAGCGCTACGGCCTCGCGTCTCAACTTCGCCGGGCCGCCACTTCTATTCCCTTAAACATCGCCGAGGGCTGGGCACGCCCCACGCGCGTGTACATCAACCACCTCAGCATCGCCCTTGGGTCAGAAGCTGAACTGAAGACCCAACTGGAACTTGCGGTGAAGATGAAACTGCTGTCGGCCAGCGAAGCCGAACCACTGCTGGCAACGGCGAGCGAAGTCGGTCGAATGCTGAATGGATTGACGAAGGGTCTCCGAGCTCACCTTTCGCGACCGCACCCCTGATCCCCGATCCCCGATCCCCGATCCCTGATCCCTGATCCCTGATCCCTGATCCCTGATCCCTGATCCCTGATCCCTGAATCCCTGCTAAGGCCGCTTCGCGCAGTACGCCGAGCCGCGGCAGTGTGTGGGCACGAACAGCTCGGCCTGGATCAGCCAGACGCCATCCACCCTGCGCCATTGGGCCAGGTAGGTACCGCCGATCTCAACAACACCATCCGGCTCAGTCCAGCGGCCCGTCCACTCCCCTCGTTCCGACGCCACAGTCCAGGGTGCGAACACGTCTACCGTCGCTGGCGTGCGAACCCAGACGGTGTCGGGCCGTCGCGCGAAGGTTTCCGCCATCCGCTTCGCGTAGGCCTCGCGGCCAGAGGCCTGGGCGCTCGTCGAGGTCACAACGTGGAAGTCCAGCATCCAGTGCGCGGCAATCGCGGCGACATCGTGCTTGGCAATGGCCGCGTTCGATCGCTCTCGCGCGGCACGAATCCTGGTCTCGTCGTCCGACACCTGGCTAGCCTTCGCACCAGCACCAATACACATCAGCACCAACATGGCACCGGCACGCATCCCCCAAGGCACCTTAGGCACCTTAGGCACCCTATTCCTCCCCACCCGGCCGCCGCCCCCACGTCGGAGGCTCGGGCTCCGTCGTCCGGCGATCAACCGGCTTCTCCTTGAGCAACCGCAGCGCTTCGTCCACTGCCCGTTCGAGCTGCGGATCGCGGCCGGCGATCACATCCTTGGGCCAGTTCTCGACGTCGATGTCGGGGCCGGTGCCTTCGTTCTCCACCGCCCACTTGCCCTCGCGGGTGAAGAAGCCGCCGCGCGGCGCGATCATCGTTCCGCCGTCGATGAGGCCCGGGGTGTCGGCGGTGTGGACGAGGCCGCCCCACGTGCGCTTGCCGACCAGCGGGCCGATCTTGCGGTGACGGAACATCCACGGCATCAGGTCGCCGCCCGACCCGGCCATCTCGTTGATGATCATCACCTTGGGTCCCCAGATGCCGGCTGACGGGCTGGTGAACGGACGGCGATCGCCGGCGACGTTGTTGAAGTAGCCGTCGAAGTCGCGCTGCAGCACGTCGATGATGTAGTCGGCCGCGGAACCGCCGCCGTTGTAGCGTTCGTCGATCACCGCGCCCTGCTTGTCCTGCTGCGCGAAGTAGTAGCGGTTGAAGCTCTCGTAACCGCCCTGCCCGGTGTTCGGCACGTAGACGTAGGCGAGCTGGCCGTTGGAACGCCGGTCAACGAAGCGCCGATTCTCTTCCACCCACGCGCGCGTGCGCAGGCCCTGCTCGTTGGCCACGGGCACGACAGTGACCTGGCGCGCGCCTTGCGGCGTCGGCTGTGCGTTCACCGTCAGTACGGTCTGTCGATTGGCCGAACCATCGAGCAGGCGATAGATGTTGTCTGGCGCCAGGAGGTCGATGCCATCAATCGCGATGACGTAGTCACCGGCCGACACGTTGATGCCCGGTTCGGCGAGCGGCGCCCGCAACTCGGGATTCCAGCTTTCGCCGTCGTAGATCTTCGTGATCCGGTAGCGGCCATTCTCAATCGCGAAGTCGGCGCCGAGCAGGCCGCCAGGCGAGGCGGGCACTTCGGGCATGGCGCCGCCGCGGACGTACGAGTGGCCGATCGCGATCTCGGCGCCCATGTTGTCGAGCAGGTAGTTGAGATCGGCGCGGTGCGCGATGTGCGGGAGCATGGCGCCGTACATCTCCTTCATGCGCGGCCAGTTCGTGCCCTGCATGTTCGGCACATAGAGATAGTCGCGCTGCAGGCGCCAGCCCTCGTTGAAGATCTGCGCGAACTCCGCCTTCGGGTCGAGATGCATGCGCAGGTTCACGTCGATGCGGCCCTGCCCCGCCGCCGGCACAGCCTTGTCGGCATCCAGGAGATACACCGGCTGACTCTGACCAGTGGCGGCAGGCGCAGCGGGCCCGCCACCGGGGGCCGGCGTTCGGTAGACCAGCTTCTTACCGTCGGCGCTCACGGCGTAGCCGGCCACGCTCGACCGGAAGACCTCGGCCTTGCGGTCGCTCAAGCGGTAGCGATGCAGCGTGTTGCCGCGCCCGCCAGGGCCGGCGGGCGCTTCGAGGAAGAACACCGTGCCGGTGGTGCCGGCCTTCACATCCAGGTACGGGCGCGACGGCACGCCGGGCACGGCCAGGATGCGCTGCTGGATGCGGTCGAAGTCGATCTGCACGGTGACCGCCGGCACTGCCCCACCCGCCCCACCCGCCCCACCAGCCCCACCCGGCTCTTCATCACTTTCCGCCAGCAGGGGGCTCGAGTCCGTGTTCTTCAGGACCGCGACATACAGCGCGAACGTCGGCTGCCGCCCGTACGACGTCATGTCGAGCCACTGCGACGAGAGGCCAAAGTCGGTCGAGGCGAGGAACCACAGGTACTTGCCGTTCGCGTCCCAGACGGGATACATCGCGTCGGCCAGGCCATCGGTGACCTGGGTCTTCACGCCGGTTTCGACGTTGGCGACGACGATGGCGCGGTAGAGGGTGTTGAGGCGCGACGCGAAGGCGACCCATTTCGAGTCGGGGCTCCACGTCGGCGCCAGCGTGCGCTGAGGCACCATCCACGGATCGTTACCGACAATTTTTGCCTGCCCGGTCGCGATGTCCATGACCCACACGTTCAGGTTGGTGTCGGTGTACAGGAGCCTTTTCGAATCGGGCGACCACACTGGCGTGTAGTAGAACGCGGGCTTCTCGAAGGCGATCTCGCGCGGCGGCGCGATGCCATCCTGCGCTTCGATCACCAGCTGGTACTCGCCCGACTTGTCGCTGAAGTACGAGATCCACTTGCCGTCGGGCGACCACGCCGGCTGGCGCTCGGCCGAGCCGCTGGAGTTGGTGATGTTGCGGACGTCGCCCTTCTCGGCGGGAATGGTGAAGATCTCGCCGCGGGCCTCGACCACCACGCGCTTGCCGGTGGCCGAGATGCCCAGGTTGGTCATCCGGCTCGTGACGTCCTCGAACCGCGGCATCATCCACGGGAAGTCGCCGGCCGCGGTGATGGTCAACTGCTTCGCCTGGCCGCTCTTCGGGTCGAGCGTGTGGAGGTACCCGGCCTGCTCGAAGACCACGGCGCCGCCGCCGGCGTCGAGGGTCTTCACGTCGTAGTCGATAAACTTGGTGCGCTGCGTCAGCGCCTTGCTGGCCGTGTCGTACGACCAGACGTTGGCCATGCCGTCACGATCGGAGATGAAGAACACGGTGTCGCCGAGCCACACCGGATCGACGTCCTTGGAATCGGTCCAGGGTGGGGAGACCAGGTCGAACGTCTTGAGGTCCACGATCCAGACGGGCCGGTTCTGGCCGCCGCGATAGTTGCGGCGCTCTTCATCCCACGAGTTGTTCATGCGGTAGGCGACGCGCCTGCCATCCGCGGAGATCTTGCCCTGGTAGGCGCGCGGCAGCGGTAATGGCACTTCGACGCCGCCCTTGGCCGGTACCGTCCAGAAGCGCGGGGTGGCATTTGGCGCGGAGGTCGCCCGTGCCGACGCGAACAGCACGCTCGCACCATCGGCGGTCCAGCCTTGC
Coding sequences within it:
- a CDS encoding DEAD/DEAH box helicase, producing MPFVSLGLTPALCNPLAKLGYTSPTPVQLKSIPVVLTGKDLLARAQTGTGKTAAFGLPMIQRLQIPGGAPAGTRKPRALVLVPTRELALQVHKSLSTYGVPANMRVTAIFGGVSIVPQKRDLQRGVDIIVATPGRLLDHMEQRTVDLSGVEILCLDEADRMLDMGFLPPLKRILKVLPRDRQTLLFSATISPEVVRLSADFTRDPQRVDVSEGQVMAQTVTHVVHPVSDQRKGDLLTHILVQKPTGQALVFCRTKHGSNRVGQYLERAGVKAAVIHGNKSQGARTKALSDFKAGHVNVLVATDIAARGLDIVQLPLVVNFDLPMVAEDYIHRAGRTGRAGLSGRAISLVSPADRDLLRDIQRLLPTPVEHVVVEAFPTTAGSHEALPEAGRRHQGSRNNRGSSNGPRSGARQGSGGPGRRPSARAGRFGARS
- a CDS encoding nuclear transport factor 2 family protein, whose translation is MPKVPWGMRAGAMLVLMCIGAGAKASQVSDDETRIRAARERSNAAIAKHDVAAIAAHWMLDFHVVTSTSAQASGREAYAKRMAETFARRPDTVWVRTPATVDVFAPWTVASERGEWTGRWTEPDGVVEIGGTYLAQWRRVDGVWLIQAELFVPTHCRGSAYCAKRP
- a CDS encoding alkyl sulfatase dimerization domain-containing protein; amino-acid sequence: MLRPEVGMGVSSIGVRAVLVGVVIAVGGGSAHAQSPSPPPTPNAAAPAVRAVYEAALRDLPFTDQQDFADARRGFIATLPAGQDTRRYGFLADEKVPDTVHPSLWRLARLNAINGLFEVVPGIYQVRGLALANVTFIEGATGVIIVDPLGSVGAARASLDLYFAHRPTRPIAAVIYTHSHSDHYGGVRGVADEAEVTAGRTAIVAPAGFMNAVIAESVVAGNAMARRATYQFGTSLPRGERGSVDAGLGKIDGVGAVGRSVMAPTMSIVQPIETHTIDGVPIVFQLTPATEAPAEMHLFFPRHRVLNLAENATKTMHNLLPFRGTEVRDSSAWSKYLGAALDRFGPDTDILIAQHHWPTWGKERVARALANQRDLYKYIHDQSVRLMNHGYTPAEISEELVLPPGLANDWAARGYYGTLSHNAKAVYQKYLGWYDANPANLNPLPEREASKKYVEYFGSVASVMGKARSDYAKGEYRWVVEVMRHVVYADPSNTEARHLAADAFEQLGYASEAATWRNAYLVGAQELRQGPLAPRTAVLDPEMVRAMRATEVFDVLGTHVNGPRAWSREVVVNWTLTGRAEEVAVTLRNGALTYVAGARAANAGASVTLSRETFDAIVLGRRSLAEVVKLGAARVEGDLAAATMLFELLDRFDAGFAIVEPRRP
- a CDS encoding four helix bundle protein — protein: MSIESHRDLLVWQLAMRLAADVETIAARLPVHERYGLASQLRRAATSIPLNIAEGWARPTRVYINHLSIALGSEAELKTQLELAVKMKLLSASEAEPLLATASEVGRMLNGLTKGLRAHLSRPHP